Sequence from the Bacteroidota bacterium genome:
TTCCCATAAAACGTTTTGTCAGCCATTTTCGAACAGGGATATCATATAACTTCAAACATACATACGCAAGAGCTATACTGGCCAGAAGGACGATAAGAGCAACAGGTAACGATTGCGTTAAAGAAATATTCTTATTTGATACCCAGGCCGTAAACAAATATATAAATGGGTAATGAATGATGTATATTGGGAAAGAGATATTTCCAAGAAACTCACATATCTTTGAAGGCAATTTTCCCACTACCTTACCACTGGCCCCAAGGTAAACAATAAGAGGGAAAAGGAATATGATACAAAAAGAAACATAAAGTCCATTCATCCACAGATGATTGCTTCCCCCAATCCTGGGTACTGAAAGGATAATCACCAACAGCAGGCTGCACCAAAAGAAAGCATGTTTAATATGTCCAGGTTTGCAAATACGGGAGAGCAATAAGCCTGCAAAAAAGGGGTAAAGCAACCGGGTAAAGCCAATGCGCAGTTGCGATGGTTCAACTGACCAACCTCCTATAACGTCTCCATTGGGACCAAACACGGAAAGTTGAATAAGAATACAACCGAAAATAAACACAAAAACCGCAAGCAATTTATTTGAGAATTTCCGTATAAAAAGTGCATAAAGGATATTGGCAATATATTCAAAGAACAAAGACCATGCCGGGCCATCCAGAGGATGCATCTCCTGCCAGCCTCTGATATCCATTGATGGAGGTACAGGAAGCAATGTAAAACCGATCAGCATAATCAGTAACATTTCCCAAACCGGGGTTTGACGGATCATAGGAAAAACTGCAGAACCCTGAAAATAAAAACATACTGCCCCAATAACCATACCGGCTATAATCATTGGATGCAGCCTGATAAGACGACGTTTGAAAAAACCTTTTAAAGTCATTTTATCCCAACGGTTATCATAAGCATAGCCAATAACAAAACCGGAAAGGACAAAGAAAAAATCAACTGCCAAATAACCATGGTTTATTATCTGTTTTAAATTACTGCCACCCGTAAATGTTTCCAGAAGATGGAACATGACGACCATCACAGCCGCTACGCCGCGTAATCCGTCGAGTATCTCATAGTGTTTTTTAGTATCAGAAAATGAAGCTGAAGAAATGTAATTCATAGGTTAATATTTTTAAATTTTGCCAAAAATAGTTCCCCGCCTTACTTCCTTATTGTCGTTTATTAAATATTTATTGTCGTATATTTACAGGGTCTTAAAAAGAGCAGGTACAATATGCATGAAAATATCAAATATTGTCATGTCCGTTTTAGTGATGAAAAATCTTTTTCATTTGATCATGTCCACATTGTCTGGAATGAGCAAATCACATTGCATCAAAGCGATACATGGGAATTATCCTATATTGTAAAAGGGAGTGGCACACGTATTATCGGAAATATTGTAGAAACCTTTTCGTGTGGCGAAGCCATCCTGCTGCCTCCCAATATTCCACACGGATGGTATTTCAATGAATATGATCATGATAAGGAAGGTAAAATAGAAAATATCACGATCATTTTCCCGCAATCCTTATTAGAAAAATTTGCCAATATATTTCCGGAGGCAAAAAATTACATTTTACAAATCAGCCAATATAAACAGGCTATAAGGCTTGAAGGGAATACCTTAGTATCTGTGCAGAAAATTTTGACTGCCATGTTATCTCAAAACGATATAGAGCAATTGTCATCTTTTATCAATCTACTCTCCGTAATTTCATCGTCGGATGAAACACACATTGTAGGCCTTTATCACAAACAAAATAAAAGTACGGCTAAAATGCAGGAAGTATCCCGGTTCATGGTCAATAATTTCCAGCACAGAATAGCGCTTGATGAAGTTGCAAAATATGTTGGAATGAACCGTTCATCCTTTTGTACTTTCTTCAAAAGGATGAAAGGAAAGTCTTTTTTCAGTGTTTTAAATGAGTACCGTATCGATTGCTCCTGCCTTATGCTCCGGGAAACGAAAAGGTCTATAGCTGATATTTGTTATGCGGTAGGATTTAACGATGTACCTTACTATAACCGGACATTTAAAAAACTTAAAGGAGAAACGCCTAAAGATTACAGGACCAAACAACAACAGATAAAGTTATCCAAATCAACAACGTAATAATTTAACTATCTGCAAATTGAAAGCAAATTTGAAATAAAAAAGCAACTGTAATTTTGCGATTTTTTAACAGTACTCATCACTATTATTACAAAAAAACCTCCAGGATATCCCGGAGGTTCTCAAAGAGAAAAATATATTTCATTTTACATGCATCTCTTAAAACACCACTTTAAATTCCACCCTGCGGTTTTTAGCCTTTCCTGCAGCAGTACTATTATCTGCAACAGGCTGTGTTTGTCCAAAGCCCTGAGCCTTCAATCTTCCGGCATTAATGCCTTTTTTCACTAAATAGGCTTTCACGGCATCAGCACGTTTTTGGGACAGAATCATATTGTGTGCAGGAGTACCGATATTATCGGTATGTCCATTTATTTCCAGGTTGTATTCAGGATCTTCATTCATTACAGCTACCACCTGGTTTAAAATCGGGAACGACGCGGGTTTAATAATATCTTTACCTGTTTCGAACTGTATGCCGGTAAGGGCTTTTGCAAAAATTTTCTTTGCAGTTGCTTTAACCTCCGGACATCCATTGTTTGATTTAAGGCCTTTTACCTTCGGGCATTTATCCAAATAATCAGGAACGCCATCACCATCCGAATCCAAAGGACAACCTTTAGCATCAACTGTTACCCCTTTAGGGGTGCCAGGGCATTTATCAAGATAATCGGGAACGCCGTCGCCATCCGAATCCAAAGGACAGCCATTTTTACCGACTGCCACACCATGAGGCGTATCAGGACATTTATCCAAATAATCGGGAACACCGTCGCCATCTGAATCCAAAGGACAGCCACTTGCATTAACTTTAACTCCCGGAGGTGTATTCGGACACTTATCCAGGTAATCGGGAACGCCATCTCCATCTGAATCTAAAGGACAACCGTTAGCATCGACTGCAACACCCTGTGGAGTACCGGGACACTTATCAAGATAGTCGGGAACGCCATCACCATCTGAATCTATCGGACAGCCGCGGGCATCGACGGTTACCCCCTTAGGGGTTCCGGGACATCTGTCATATTTATCTGCAACCCCATCACCATCCGAATCCTTCTTCTTGCCAAAACTGAAGACCAACCCTATCTCATTCTGGAAATAACGGTCATGTTTCCCTTTCCACCATCCATCATGCACATCATGGTTAGTCGGGGTATACAGGAAAAGATACTGAACAGCAAACCAGCTGTTGAAATTATATTTAAGTCCCGCGCCCATCGGAACAATAAAATCAGTAATACTGGTTTTGTATATACTTGGCCCATAATATGTTGCACCACCTAATCCTATAGTAAGATAAGGTTGCAACTTTGCTTTGGCCGGCAGGATACAACCGTTGTTCAACTTGTAATTCAACATTAGGGAATAATCAGTTTTATGTCCGAAAAAATGAGAAGGGACATGCTTTAAATCAGATTTATACCCGTAACTTCCCCAGGAGAACCTTCCTCCCAGGTCAAAGGAGTGATTCAGGTAGCGGAATAAACCCAATGACCCGAAAGCATTAAAATCCTGGTCAAAATCGAAAAGTCCGTTGCCCAGGTCACCTTTATATTCGTTCTTTCCGAATCCCATGCTCAAACCCCATTTGTTATCTTCGGTCTGAGCCGAAACAAATGTACTTACCATACATAACATCATGGTAAAAAGCAAAAGTTTATGTTTCTTCATTTTCCAAGGTATTAATTAAAAAATTGGAAATAACTATGAATAAATTTAATAAATATTTCGTTAATTAGCTATAAATCTTTGACTTTTATATTCATCAAGTTTAGCAATTCTACTTCTGCATGCTTCTTAAAGAATTATTAAATTTATTCTGTTATATCTGGAATTCATACCCTATGAAGATTAGTTTCCATTGATGTTAATTGTATTGATGCGTTCCCGGTTTCCGGCAGCATCTTTCAATTAGGAAATTTTTCCCAGTTTATTGACGATCTCTACTATTTAGTAAACATGGAATAATAAGTAAGACATCCATACATACTCCATTACCTCTTTCATTTTCCTTTCCCCTATTAAAAAAGGCAGATTAATATGAACAAAAGATTTCGCTTTGCCACGGGCTAAATCCGCTAATTGAAACATTCATTCAGAAAACAGCAAACACAGATATTTTATTTATTCTAAAATACTTTACGCAATTTAAAGAGAACGGCGCAATACAGCAGGTTTTGACTGAAGTTTAAGTACAGCCTTAACAAGACCAGGTGAAGTTGCAGTAAGCGTAATTTCACCTGGTTGGCCGGTAGTCTGGATAATCACCTGAGCCAAACCATTGAATAATGACCTCTTCCAGGTTGATGCGGGCTTGATTACCTGTATAAGCCCGGGATCAGTATTTAGAGCCTCCCACTGATTCTTTTTTACCAAAGGATGGCAAACAACCGCATATACATTTTTAC
This genomic interval carries:
- a CDS encoding acyltransferase, whose protein sequence is MNYISSASFSDTKKHYEILDGLRGVAAVMVVMFHLLETFTGGSNLKQIINHGYLAVDFFFVLSGFVIGYAYDNRWDKMTLKGFFKRRLIRLHPMIIAGMVIGAVCFYFQGSAVFPMIRQTPVWEMLLIMLIGFTLLPVPPSMDIRGWQEMHPLDGPAWSLFFEYIANILYALFIRKFSNKLLAVFVFIFGCILIQLSVFGPNGDVIGGWSVEPSQLRIGFTRLLYPFFAGLLLSRICKPGHIKHAFFWCSLLLVIILSVPRIGGSNHLWMNGLYVSFCIIFLFPLIVYLGASGKVVGKLPSKICEFLGNISFPIYIIHYPFIYLFTAWVSNKNISLTQSLPVALIVLLASIALAYVCLKLYDIPVRKWLTKRFMGTPKK
- a CDS encoding AraC family transcriptional regulator, which gives rise to MHENIKYCHVRFSDEKSFSFDHVHIVWNEQITLHQSDTWELSYIVKGSGTRIIGNIVETFSCGEAILLPPNIPHGWYFNEYDHDKEGKIENITIIFPQSLLEKFANIFPEAKNYILQISQYKQAIRLEGNTLVSVQKILTAMLSQNDIEQLSSFINLLSVISSSDETHIVGLYHKQNKSTAKMQEVSRFMVNNFQHRIALDEVAKYVGMNRSSFCTFFKRMKGKSFFSVLNEYRIDCSCLMLRETKRSIADICYAVGFNDVPYYNRTFKKLKGETPKDYRTKQQQIKLSKSTT
- a CDS encoding OmpA family protein; amino-acid sequence: MKKHKLLLFTMMLCMVSTFVSAQTEDNKWGLSMGFGKNEYKGDLGNGLFDFDQDFNAFGSLGLFRYLNHSFDLGGRFSWGSYGYKSDLKHVPSHFFGHKTDYSLMLNYKLNNGCILPAKAKLQPYLTIGLGGATYYGPSIYKTSITDFIVPMGAGLKYNFNSWFAVQYLFLYTPTNHDVHDGWWKGKHDRYFQNEIGLVFSFGKKKDSDGDGVADKYDRCPGTPKGVTVDARGCPIDSDGDGVPDYLDKCPGTPQGVAVDANGCPLDSDGDGVPDYLDKCPNTPPGVKVNASGCPLDSDGDGVPDYLDKCPDTPHGVAVGKNGCPLDSDGDGVPDYLDKCPGTPKGVTVDAKGCPLDSDGDGVPDYLDKCPKVKGLKSNNGCPEVKATAKKIFAKALTGIQFETGKDIIKPASFPILNQVVAVMNEDPEYNLEINGHTDNIGTPAHNMILSQKRADAVKAYLVKKGINAGRLKAQGFGQTQPVADNSTAAGKAKNRRVEFKVVF